The following coding sequences are from one Pararge aegeria chromosome 13, ilParAegt1.1, whole genome shotgun sequence window:
- the LOC120628819 gene encoding uncharacterized protein LOC120628819, which yields METYQFNFNNMDEGKSIFTTASDSQATNTAATESFAPSDNRNSGIGQGSVFSPLAPPFQSRITEDLISMVNPQEPRAGDIAPSSSDIDEVLMNLRINSSDSLFEDPAEQSNHNFFMGSRSESVASAPGNIWSENSTPKNNEMFDNFEFFLKTLSSANTYASMLTREQLSVLQSIRPSLLFEFLQEVARIRTEKRMQRALPHECAFCKNNGENEENYSSHALKDWRGRVQCPVLRAFRCPRCGATGDRAHTIKYCPANENGMDRQGSLLRRRLSSNSFILGENGRTGYSAPSTPAQSPSATSAFNNSSFWSNFGVN from the exons atggaaacctatcaatttaattttaataatatggatGAAGGAAAGTCCATATTTACGACGGCAAGTGATAGTCAAGCAACAAATACAGCGGCTACT GAGAGTTTTGCACCATCAGACAATAGAAACTCCGGCATCGGTCAAGGGAGCGTGTTTTCTCCGTTAGCGCCGCCGTTCCAGAGCCGAATTACTGAAGATCTCATTTCCATGGTGAATCCGCAGGAGCCCCGAGCGGGCGACATTG CGCCGTCTAGCTCTGATATTGATGAAGTACTGATGAATCTACGCATCAACAGCTCTGATTCACTTTTCGAAGATCCAGCGGAACAGAGTAATCACAACTTTTTCATGG gttCTAGATCCGAGTCTGTTGCATCGGCGCCTGGGAATATTTGGTCTGAAAATTCCACTCCAAAGAATAACGAGATGTTTGACAACTTCGAATTTTTCCTCAAAA CGTTGTCTTCAGCCAACACCTACGCGTCAATGCTGACTCGTGAGCAACTGTCGGTGCTACAGTCCATCCGCCCAAGCTTGCTCTTTGAGTTTCTGCAGGAAGTTGCCAGAATACGCACTGAGAAGCGGATGCAGAGGGCACTACCGCAT GAGTGCGCATTCTGTAAGAATAATGGCGAGAACGAAGAGAATTACTCGTCGCACGCGCTCAAAGACTGGCGCGGACGCGTGCAGTGTCCCGTGCTGCGAGCCTTCCGCTGCCCTCGCTGTGGAGCTACCGGAGACCGCGCGCACACAATCAAGTACTGCCCGGCCAATGAGAATG GCATGGATCGCCAGGGTTCTCTGCTGCGACGTCGCTTATCGTCCAACTCATTCATACTGGGCGAGAACGGCAGAACCGGGTACTCGGCGCCCTCCACCCCGGCCCAGTCCCCGTCGGCCACCTCTGCTTTCAACAACTCTTCCTTTTGGTCTAACTTTGGCGTGAACTAA